In the genome of Montipora foliosa isolate CH-2021 chromosome 3, ASM3666993v2, whole genome shotgun sequence, one region contains:
- the LOC137997543 gene encoding tripartite motif-containing protein 2-like, which produces MASQSLECSICCEKFDDQQHCPRLLPRCGHSFCTSCLQSLLTKNSINCPTCRSAVSAPAGLATLPKNFALLEILLSLPQKENGDFQLCQTCDDDRHPAISCCLDCKEYMCKDAAHFHTRQKATRGHCVVTLEELKANPKLAAVGDVICPEHNDQFRFFDEDCGQVVCRDCVTLKHHGHKCLSLADAASKCRQQMDKLSNKAMALEEKVKAGEARLKVATDDLKQEYANAAATIRSNFKELHETLTDRETVLMSELDNIYKTKDRTLTEHLDRLCLFQACLDSGIQRAKTVVQSPGNVELLVARSEIESTLGALESQSPVLYPQTNSLLYFSVDLKNIQDVLSKAGFVSGNSACPAETFASGFGLGVVKSGEHVASFTISILDSKGRACGLCGNVFEAKLKKGNEETTVKVNVKEDAFAIGSCTASYAVPADAKGQYQLSLLLGGHHIQGSPFTVYLGVPIGSLSCAFCGGKSIGNMNYYYYSKERYNIFKQKLGEEYKAFCSPCCPNNYFVVKVCGPC; this is translated from the exons ATGGCTTCCCAATCACTAGAGTGCTCAATCTGTTGCGAGAAGTTTGACGATCAACAGCACTGCCCTCGTTTGCTGCCTCGTTGTGGTCACAGCTTCTGCACAAGTTGTTTGCAGAGTCTGCTCACGAAAAACTCCATAAATTGCCCAACCTGCAGAAGCGCAGTCTCTGCCCCAGCTGGGTTAGCCACTCTGCCGAAGAATTTTGCATTACTGGAAATATTACTGAGCCTACCACAGAAAGAAAATGGTGACTTCCAACTGTGTCAGACCTGCGATGACGACAGACATCCTGCAATTTCCTGTTGCTTGGACTGTAAAGAGTACATGTGCAAAGACGCAGCTCACTTTCACACACGCCAAAAGGCGACTCGTGGCCATTGCGTTGTCACTCTGGAGGAACTGAAAGCCAACCCGAAGCTGGCAGCTGTAGGTGACGTCATCTGCCCAGAGCACAACGACCAATTCCGATTCTTTGATGAAGATTGCGGCCAAGTTGTCTGCAGAGACTGCGTGACCCTCAAGCATCATGGCCACAAGTGTTTATCTTTAGCTGATGCTGCTTCCAAGTGTAGACAACAGATGGATAAACTTTCCAACAAAGCAATGGCACTTGAAGAAAAGGTAAAAGCTGGCGAGGCCCGTCTCAAGGTGGCAACGGATGACTTAAAACAGGAATATGCTAACGCGGCTGCAACAATTCGTAGCAATTTCAAGGAG CTCCACGAAACCCTCACTGACCGGGAAACAGTTCTGATGAGTGAGTTGGATAATATCTACAAGACTAAAGACCGTACCCTCACAGAGCACCTTGATCGTCTCTGCTTGTTCCAAGCCTGTCTTGACAGTGGCATCCAACGCGCCAAGACTGTTGTCCAGTCCCCAGGCAATGTCGAGCTTCTCGTTGCGAGATCGGAGATTGAGTCAACGCTAGGAGCTCTAGAGAGTCAATCTCCTGTGCTTTACCCACAGACCAACAGCTTATTATATTTCTCAGTTGACCTAAAGAACATACAGGACGTCCTCAGCAAGGCAGGCTTTGTTTCAGGCAACTCTGCATGCCCAGCTGAAACTTTTGCAAGTGGCTTTGGGTTAGGGGTGGTAAAATCTGGAGAGCACGTTGCCTCTTTCACCATTTCTATACTCGACAGTAAGGGCCGTGCTTGTGGCTTGTGCGGTAATGTATTTGAAGCAAAGCTGAAGAAAGGCAACGAAGAGACGACGGTTAAGGTAAATGTAAAGGAAGATGCCTTCGCGATCGGTAGTTGCACGGCAAGTTATGCAGTACCCGCGGATGCCAAGGGACAATATCAGTTGTCCTTGCTTCTAGGTGGTCATCACATTCAAGGAAGCCCTTTCACGGTATATTTGGGAGTACCAATCGGAAGCCTAAGTTGTGCTTTTTGCGGTGGAAAGTCAATAGGGAatatgaattattattattacagtaagGAACGTTACAATATTTTCAAGCAAAAGCTTGGTGAAGAGTACAAAGCCTTTTGTAGTCCCTGTTGTCCCAATAATTACTTTGTGGTTAAGGTTTGCGGTCCTTGTTAG
- the LOC137996023 gene encoding uncharacterized protein yields MAGPNFLSSLFLFPFAKFLLYLLPNLYGSQHDYVDFGLNETFACKKAAKVGFEAFYRSSRFRIAHGGMSKVTSNKKMSMRFLLSMLLLNGNVETNPEPQYKYPCGDCAKPVKCNQKGIQCDMCDIWYHARCCVMNGHIYDSLANSSCVWICTSCGLPNFSTSLFDSIHSINTSNSFQPLAESPIETRSGSIDTSSGSIDTSIGLPVSTSSPCAKHSKKRSLSILTVNCQSVLPDLIIGSETWLTKNHCIGEILIADMYEIERRDRGTDPHGGVFIAVKKDLIATREPELETGCEIMWCKLQISGKETLHIGAYYRPHENDEEALLELERSLSLVNVNHHILLAGDVNLPGWDWKENIVKPCNDPSLHYQFGDILDDNNLTQVVELPTRNQNILDLVITNNPKSVKNVSVIYQVYQTMTALLWS; encoded by the exons ATGGCGGGTCCAAATTTTTTAAGCTCTCTATTTTTGTTCCCTTTCGCTAAATTTCTTCTGTACTTATTGCCAAACCTGTACGGATCACAGCATGATTATGTCGACTTCGGCTTGAATGAAACTTTTGCCTGTAAAAAGGCTGCCAAAGTTGGATTTGAAGCTTTCTATCGTTCATCACGCTTCAGGATTGCACATGGCGGAATGTCGAAAGTGACTTCAAATAAGAAGATGTCTATGCGGTTCCTTCTCTCAATGCTGCTGTTGAATGGAAATGTAGAAACAAACCCAGAGCCTCAGTATAAATATCCTTGTGGAGACTGTGCCAAACCAGTGAAATGCAATCAAAAAGGAATTCAATGTGACATGTGTGACATTTGGTACCATGCACGTTGTTGTGTCATGAATGGTCATATTTATGACTCTTTAGCAAATAGTTCATGCGTATGGATCTGTACAAGCTGCGGTCTTCCAAACTTCTCTACTTCCCTCTTCGACTCAATTCACAGTATCAACACATCCAACTCTTTCCAGCCCCTTGCAGAATCTCCCATCGAAACACGGTCTGGCTCGATCGACACATCATCTGGCTCGATCGATACATCGATAGGGTTGCCAGTATCTACATCATCTCCATGTGCCAAACACAGCAAAAAGAGGTCACTCTCGATCCTCACAGTAAACTGTCAAAGCGTCTTG CCAGATCTAATAATCGGGTCTGAAACATGGCTGACGAAAAATCACTGTATAGGGGAGATATTAATAGCAGACATGTATGAGATTGAGAGGAGAGACAGAGGAACTGATCCTCATGGGGGAGTGTTTATTGCAGTCAAGAAAGATCTAATAGCTACTAGAGAACCTGAGCTTGAAACAGGCTGTGAAATCATGTGGTGCAAGTTACAAATATCTGGTAAAGAGACATTGCACATTGGAGCCTATTATAGGCCGCATGAAAATGACGAAGAGGCTTTATTAGAACTAGAGAGATCTTTGTCTTTAGTAAACGTCAACCATCACATCCTCCTTGCTGGCGACGTCAATCTCCCAGGCTGGGACTGGAAAGAAAACATTGTTAAGCCCTGCAACGATCCATCACTCCACTACCAGTTTGGAGATATACTGGATGATAATAATTTAACTCAAGTGGTCGAACTACCCACAAGAAATCAAAACATCTTAGACCTGGTCATTACAAACAACCCAAAGAGTGTTAAGAATGTCTCTGTTATATACCAGGTATATCAGACCATGACTGCCCTGTTGTGGAGTTAG